One segment of Arcanobacterium haemolyticum DSM 20595 DNA contains the following:
- the secD gene encoding protein translocase subunit SecD — protein sequence MQTSRDELSKQSKPIGRLITLTVMIVALFAALGFGTFTGAKNRFLPELALDLEGGTQIILTPATTDGSEVTDEDVKQAIEIIRQRVDASGVAEAEITAQGGSNIIVALPGQPDKATLDLVRTSAVLRMRPVLSYANPKAISKEDLVKQLGDKAQGLDPKTMTDEQYKDAVMKLADKNGDGQLSDAPEQTPANASDPAWITEQVVYNSLILECGSKDQAIASNADDPAKALVSCEPGRGTKYILGPAELEGSQISSASSGPSVNQQGQPDGGFAVHMNFNSEGSKKFAEVTGRISKLKSPQNQFAIVLDGKTVSAPKTDNPITGGQAQITGSFKAKEAANLANQLNFGSLPLFFEVQSEEQISATLGAEQLESGLIAGLFGILFIVLYMIWQYHALGLVAIASIAVSTGLSFFVISLLSWTMDYRLSMAGVLGIIISVGVTADSFIVYFERIRDEIRDGRTIRGGIEHGWERARRTIIISDVVNLVAASVLFILTVGSVRGFAFTLGVTTVLDLIVVMMFTYPIMHYLGKTAYFGEGKRGSGLDADKLERTPIYRGRAYSAPKPTKKTRTVRATGASGNVDLHDYEYPDERFLDKQETLAQRRARERRERKAAAQEGEN from the coding sequence GTGCAAACATCACGTGATGAACTGAGCAAGCAAAGTAAGCCCATAGGGCGCCTGATAACACTTACCGTGATGATTGTGGCGCTCTTTGCCGCACTTGGATTCGGCACTTTTACCGGCGCTAAGAATCGTTTCTTGCCAGAACTAGCACTAGATCTTGAGGGTGGTACCCAAATCATCCTCACCCCAGCAACAACTGATGGCTCGGAGGTGACAGACGAAGATGTGAAGCAAGCAATTGAAATCATCCGTCAGCGTGTCGATGCCTCCGGTGTTGCCGAAGCAGAGATCACCGCTCAAGGCGGATCTAACATTATTGTTGCTCTTCCAGGACAACCCGATAAAGCAACGCTCGATCTTGTGCGCACATCAGCAGTGCTTCGCATGCGTCCAGTCTTGTCTTACGCAAATCCAAAGGCAATCTCCAAGGAAGATCTTGTCAAGCAGCTAGGGGATAAGGCTCAAGGCCTCGATCCTAAGACGATGACTGACGAACAGTACAAAGATGCTGTCATGAAGCTTGCCGATAAGAACGGCGATGGTCAGCTCTCTGACGCTCCGGAACAAACTCCGGCGAATGCGTCGGATCCTGCGTGGATCACTGAACAGGTTGTGTACAACTCGTTGATCCTCGAATGCGGTTCGAAAGATCAGGCAATCGCATCGAACGCTGATGATCCGGCAAAGGCACTTGTGTCATGTGAACCGGGCCGTGGCACCAAGTATATTCTTGGTCCAGCAGAACTTGAAGGCTCGCAGATTTCTTCTGCATCCTCTGGCCCATCCGTGAACCAGCAAGGTCAACCAGACGGTGGCTTCGCTGTTCACATGAACTTCAATTCCGAAGGCTCTAAGAAGTTTGCCGAAGTTACCGGCCGCATCTCCAAGCTAAAGTCTCCACAGAACCAGTTCGCTATTGTTCTTGACGGCAAGACCGTTTCGGCTCCAAAGACTGACAACCCAATCACCGGTGGCCAGGCGCAGATTACGGGCTCGTTCAAGGCGAAGGAAGCAGCCAACCTTGCTAACCAGCTCAACTTCGGTTCGCTACCTTTGTTCTTTGAAGTGCAATCGGAAGAACAGATTTCGGCAACATTGGGTGCTGAACAGCTTGAATCTGGTTTGATCGCCGGCCTCTTCGGTATCTTATTCATCGTTCTCTACATGATCTGGCAGTACCATGCGCTTGGCCTAGTGGCTATTGCATCGATTGCTGTTTCCACAGGTCTTTCGTTCTTCGTGATTTCCTTGTTGTCATGGACCATGGATTATCGTCTGTCAATGGCAGGAGTCTTGGGTATTATCATTTCAGTTGGTGTGACAGCCGATTCATTTATCGTGTACTTTGAACGAATCCGCGATGAGATTCGCGATGGTCGCACCATCCGTGGCGGTATTGAACACGGTTGGGAACGCGCTCGCCGCACAATCATCATCTCTGACGTCGTCAACTTGGTAGCAGCCTCCGTGCTCTTCATCTTGACTGTCGGATCTGTTCGCGGGTTTGCGTTCACACTAGGCGTAACCACAGTTCTCGATTTGATCGTCGTTATGATGTTCACCTATCCGATCATGCATTACTTAGGCAAGACTGCATACTTTGGTGAAGGTAAGCGTGGTTCTGGTTTGGATGCTGACAAGCTCGAACGCACTCCGATATACCGCGGCCGTGCATATTCCGCACCAAAGCCTACAAAGAAGACTCGCACGGTTCGCGCAACCGGTGCTAGCGGAAACGTTGATTTGCATGATTACGAATATCCAGATGAGCGCTTCCTTGACAAACAGGAAACTTTGGCACAACGCCGAGCACGGGAACGCCGCGAACGTAAAGCCGCTGCACAGGAAGGGGAGAACTGA
- the yajC gene encoding preprotein translocase subunit YajC, producing MEFIIPLLFVVIFIFFMNATARKTQRQQNERREEAIVVGNNVVTTSGFFGRIVDIDGDAITLESPSGDETVWLRSAIMSQMDIPLATVDEDESYNADEEEEVASPLTSDSTSSDNQGSAWK from the coding sequence ATGGAATTCATTATTCCGCTTCTCTTTGTCGTGATATTCATTTTCTTCATGAATGCGACTGCGCGTAAAACGCAACGTCAACAAAACGAACGGAGAGAAGAAGCAATCGTCGTTGGCAATAATGTTGTCACAACGTCCGGTTTTTTCGGGCGCATTGTTGATATTGATGGAGACGCCATTACATTGGAATCCCCGTCAGGTGACGAAACTGTGTGGCTACGTTCCGCGATCATGTCGCAAATGGACATCCCGCTCGCCACAGTTGACGAAGACGAATCGTATAACGCTGATGAAGAGGAAGAAGTAGCGTCGCCGCTCACATCTGATTCCACATCGAGCGATAACCAAGGATCTGCGTGGAAGTAA
- the ruvA gene encoding Holliday junction branch migration protein RuvA, whose protein sequence is MIASLRGIVSAIGITSAVIEVGGVGMSVQATPTTLSTLRMGAEAHLMTSLIVREDSLTLYGFGDIDERDVFDILTGISGIGPRTALAVLAVLTPDALRDAVATKNEAALTRVSGIGKKGAQRMILELGSKLGPTRGSATASGADTRVVPADADVLEALVNLGWNEREAAPAVHEATNKMPGASVAELLRAALQILGSRR, encoded by the coding sequence GTGATCGCAAGTCTGCGTGGAATAGTTAGTGCTATTGGCATTACATCGGCAGTAATTGAGGTTGGTGGCGTTGGGATGAGCGTGCAGGCCACCCCTACAACGTTGAGCACGTTGCGTATGGGCGCTGAAGCTCATCTTATGACCTCCCTGATAGTCCGCGAAGATTCACTTACTCTTTATGGTTTCGGTGATATCGATGAACGCGATGTTTTTGATATTCTCACTGGGATTAGCGGAATCGGGCCGCGTACTGCTCTGGCTGTTTTAGCTGTGTTAACTCCTGATGCTTTACGTGATGCTGTTGCTACAAAGAATGAAGCGGCTTTAACTCGCGTATCGGGTATTGGCAAAAAGGGTGCCCAACGTATGATTCTTGAACTGGGCTCCAAACTTGGGCCTACGCGGGGGAGCGCTACGGCTAGTGGAGCCGATACGCGCGTGGTGCCTGCTGATGCGGATGTTCTAGAAGCCCTCGTTAACTTGGGCTGGAATGAACGCGAAGCCGCCCCGGCGGTTCACGAAGCAACGAATAAAATGCCTGGTGCTTCTGTGGCAGAACTTCTACGTGCCGCTTTACAGATTCTAGGTAGCAGGAGATAA
- the ruvB gene encoding Holliday junction branch migration DNA helicase RuvB, translated as MEWNEITDTGASDTERAQEAALRPKRLEDFVGQQIVREQLSLVLDAAIARQKAPDHVLLSGPPGLGKTTLAMIIAAEVGGALRLTSGPAIQHPGDLAAVLSSLQEGDVLFIDEIHRLARTAEEMLYLAMEDFRVDVMVGKGPGATSIPLALPPFTVVGATTRAGMLPAPLRDRFGFTAYLDYYTHEELASIVERNAIKLDAELSADAAVEIASRSRGTPRIANRLLRRVQDWAQVRGTGKLDVEAARSALNVFEVDLRGLDRLDRAVLEALCRRFNGGPVGLTTLAVSVGEEPETIETVAEPYLMRQGFISKTPRGRIATPMAWEHLGIIPPENTLFS; from the coding sequence ATGGAATGGAATGAGATCACTGATACCGGTGCGTCAGATACTGAACGCGCTCAAGAAGCTGCATTGCGGCCGAAACGATTAGAAGATTTTGTGGGGCAGCAGATCGTACGCGAACAACTTTCGCTAGTTCTAGATGCTGCTATCGCACGCCAGAAAGCTCCGGATCACGTATTACTTTCCGGGCCTCCTGGACTAGGAAAAACCACGCTTGCGATGATTATCGCTGCTGAAGTGGGGGGCGCGTTGCGTCTCACTTCTGGCCCGGCGATTCAACACCCTGGTGATCTTGCAGCTGTGCTTTCTTCGCTTCAAGAAGGCGATGTTCTCTTCATCGATGAAATCCACCGCCTTGCTCGCACTGCTGAAGAAATGCTTTATCTTGCGATGGAAGATTTCCGCGTGGATGTGATGGTGGGTAAAGGCCCGGGGGCCACGTCGATCCCATTGGCATTGCCACCATTTACCGTTGTTGGGGCAACTACGCGTGCGGGCATGCTACCTGCACCATTACGTGATCGATTCGGCTTTACGGCCTATCTTGATTACTATACTCACGAAGAACTGGCATCTATCGTGGAGCGAAATGCGATAAAACTTGATGCGGAACTATCTGCTGATGCCGCTGTGGAAATCGCTTCGCGTTCGCGTGGGACCCCACGTATCGCCAACAGGCTGTTAAGACGTGTCCAGGACTGGGCTCAAGTTCGCGGTACGGGAAAACTGGATGTTGAAGCTGCACGTTCTGCGTTGAACGTGTTTGAAGTTGATCTACGTGGGCTTGACCGGCTGGATCGAGCAGTGCTTGAGGCGCTGTGCCGGCGTTTCAATGGTGGCCCTGTAGGCCTCACAACATTGGCTGTTTCTGTAGGCGAAGAACCAGAAACGATTGAAACCGTTGCCGAACCGTACCTTATGCGGCAAGGGTTTATTTCTAAAACTCCGCGCGGGCGCATCGCAACTCCGATGGCCTGGGAACACTTAGGGATAATCCCGCCCGAAAACACACTATTTTCTTAA